One Purpureocillium takamizusanense chromosome 1, complete sequence genomic window carries:
- a CDS encoding uncharacterized protein (COG:O~EggNog:ENOG503P4ET) has translation MSIPNEALHKLAREIEAQAAVSQQQIGLARTQMTSKQREQRLVRLTLSELAGLPDDAVVYEGVGKMFSSAPLPNLRQKLEGQTKELESDVNKLNQRLLYLETTHKNSREHIEQMLRGR, from the exons ATGTCGATCCCCAACGAGGCGCTGCACAAG CTTGCCCGCGAGATCgaagcgcaggcggcggttTCCCAGCAGCAAATAGGTCTAGCTCGCACGCAGATGACGTCAAAACAACGGGAGCAGCGCCTGGTGCGGCTGACGCTCAGCGAGCTCGCCGGGCTGCCCGATGACGCTGTCGTCTACGAAGGCGTGGGCAAAAT GTTCTCGTCTGCGCCGTTGCCGAACCTGCGGCAGAAACTCGAGGGACAGACCAAGGAACTCGAAAGCGACGTGAACAAGCTCAACCAGCGACTGCTGTATCTTGAGACAACACATAAGAACAGCCGCGAGCACATTGAGCAAATGTTGCGCGGTCGCTGA